A stretch of Pseudomonas sp. LRP2-20 DNA encodes these proteins:
- a CDS encoding Na+/H+ antiporter family protein, producing MNAVIAAVGIMLILSLSRVHVVIALIIGALVGGLVGGLGIEGTLKAFNGGLGGGATVALSYALLGAFAVAIAKSGMAHAMADRALNMIDRQGHANGGKVKWLLIGLMLVVAVSSQNILPIHIAFIPLLVPPLLYVLTRLRIDRRLIACVITFGLITPYMFLPVGFGNIFLNEILLANVARAGVDVSGVNVTHAMAIPAAGMFAGLLLAVFISYRKKRDYDLARIEQVEQVSVEYNPLTLLVAGLAIAAAFIVQLWLDSMIIGAMVGFLIFSLSGIVRWKDTDDLFTEGMKMMAMIGFIMIAASGFADVMKATGEVRSLVETSAQWIDHSKGIGALLMLLVGLLVTMGIGSSFSTVPILAAIFVPLCVQLGFDPLATVCIVGTAGALGDAGSPASDSTLGPTSGLNVDGQHHHIWDTVVPTFIHYNLPLLAFGWLAAMTL from the coding sequence ATGAATGCAGTGATCGCCGCGGTCGGCATCATGCTGATACTCAGCCTGTCCCGTGTGCATGTGGTCATCGCCCTGATCATCGGCGCCCTGGTCGGTGGCCTGGTCGGCGGCCTGGGGATCGAAGGCACGCTCAAGGCCTTCAACGGCGGCCTCGGTGGCGGTGCCACGGTGGCACTGTCCTATGCCTTGCTCGGCGCCTTCGCGGTGGCCATCGCCAAGTCCGGCATGGCCCATGCCATGGCCGACCGTGCGCTGAACATGATCGACCGCCAGGGCCATGCCAACGGCGGCAAGGTCAAATGGCTGCTGATCGGCCTGATGCTGGTGGTGGCGGTGTCGTCGCAGAACATCCTGCCCATCCATATCGCCTTCATCCCGCTGCTGGTGCCGCCGCTGCTGTACGTACTGACGCGCCTGCGCATCGACCGGCGGCTGATCGCCTGCGTCATCACCTTTGGCCTGATCACCCCGTACATGTTCCTGCCGGTGGGCTTTGGCAACATCTTCCTCAACGAGATCCTGCTGGCCAACGTCGCCCGTGCCGGGGTCGATGTCAGCGGGGTCAACGTCACCCATGCCATGGCCATCCCGGCCGCCGGCATGTTCGCCGGCCTGCTGCTGGCGGTGTTCATCAGCTACCGCAAGAAGCGCGACTACGACCTGGCGCGCATCGAGCAGGTCGAGCAGGTCAGCGTGGAGTACAACCCGCTGACCCTGCTGGTGGCGGGGCTGGCGATCGCCGCTGCATTCATCGTGCAGTTGTGGCTGGACTCGATGATCATCGGCGCCATGGTCGGTTTTCTGATCTTCTCGCTGTCGGGCATCGTGCGCTGGAAGGACACCGACGACCTGTTTACCGAAGGCATGAAGATGATGGCCATGATCGGCTTCATCATGATTGCCGCCTCGGGCTTTGCCGATGTGATGAAGGCCACCGGTGAGGTCAGGAGCCTGGTCGAGACCTCGGCGCAATGGATCGACCACAGCAAGGGCATTGGCGCCTTGCTGATGCTGCTGGTGGGGTTGCTGGTGACCATGGGCATCGGCTCGTCGTTCTCGACGGTGCCGATCCTCGCGGCGATCTTCGTGCCGCTGTGCGTGCAGCTGGGCTTCGACCCGCTGGCCACAGTGTGCATCGTCGGTACCGCAGGGGCCTTGGGCGATGCCGGCTCGCCGGCTTCGGACTCGACCCTTGGCCCGACCTCCGGGCTGAACGTGGATGGCCAGCACCACCATATCTGGGACACCGTGGTACCCACCTTCATCCACTACAACCTGCCGCTGCTGGCGTTCGGCTGGCTGGCGGCGATGACACTGTAG
- a CDS encoding acyl-CoA dehydrogenase C-terminal domain-containing protein, translating to MTDYTAPLRDMRFILHDVFQGPALWARLPALAERVDGETADAILEQAAKVTGQLIAPLSRNGDEQGVTFDAGQVTTPDGFREAWRTYREGGWVGLGGNPVYGGMGMPKMLGVLFEEMLYAADCSFSLYSALSAGSCLAIDAHASETLKATYLPPLYEGRWAGTMCLTEPHAGTDLGLIRSRAEPQADGSYRISGSKIFITGGEQDLTENIVHLVLAKLPDAPAGAKGISLFLVPKYQVAADGSLGPRNAAHCGSIEHKMGIKASATCVMNFDGAIGYLVGEPNKGLAAMFTMMNYERLSIGIQGIGCAEASYQSAARYANERLQSRAASGPKASEKAADPIIEHGDVRRMLLTMRAFTEGGRAFAAYVGQQLDLARYAEDAGEREHAQRLVALLTPVAKAFFTDNGLESCVLGQQIFGGHGYIREWGQEQRVRDVRIAQIYEGTNGIQALDLLGRKVLADGGQALACFAAEVRAFSAGAALHREALQASLARLEATSEWLRARAGEDANLVNAVAVEYLHLFGLTAYAYMWARMATVAQARQADDPAFHGAKLACAAFFFQRLLPRSLALDASIRAGSASLYAMAAEQF from the coding sequence ATGACCGACTACACCGCTCCATTGCGCGACATGCGCTTCATCCTCCATGACGTGTTTCAGGGCCCTGCCTTGTGGGCGCGCCTGCCCGCCCTGGCCGAGCGCGTCGACGGCGAAACCGCCGATGCCATTCTTGAACAAGCCGCCAAGGTCACCGGCCAGCTGATCGCCCCGCTCAGCCGTAACGGCGACGAACAAGGCGTGACCTTCGACGCAGGCCAGGTCACTACCCCGGATGGCTTCCGTGAAGCCTGGCGGACCTACCGCGAAGGCGGCTGGGTCGGCCTGGGCGGCAACCCGGTGTACGGCGGCATGGGCATGCCGAAAATGCTCGGTGTGCTGTTCGAAGAAATGCTCTACGCCGCCGACTGCAGCTTCAGCCTGTATTCGGCCCTGAGCGCCGGCAGCTGCCTGGCCATCGATGCCCATGCCAGCGAAACGCTCAAGGCCACCTACCTGCCGCCACTGTACGAAGGCCGTTGGGCCGGCACCATGTGCCTGACCGAACCCCACGCCGGCACCGACCTGGGGCTGATCCGCAGCCGCGCCGAGCCCCAGGCTGACGGCAGCTACCGTATCAGCGGCAGCAAGATCTTCATCACCGGTGGCGAACAGGACCTGACCGAGAACATCGTCCACCTGGTGCTGGCCAAGCTGCCGGACGCCCCTGCCGGGGCCAAGGGCATCTCGCTGTTCCTGGTGCCCAAGTACCAGGTGGCCGCCGATGGCAGCCTCGGCCCGCGCAACGCCGCGCACTGTGGCTCGATCGAACACAAGATGGGCATCAAGGCCTCGGCCACCTGCGTGATGAACTTCGACGGTGCCATCGGCTATTTGGTCGGTGAGCCGAACAAGGGCCTGGCGGCGATGTTCACCATGATGAACTACGAGCGCCTGTCCATCGGCATCCAGGGCATCGGCTGCGCCGAAGCGTCGTACCAGAGCGCTGCACGCTATGCCAACGAGCGCCTGCAAAGCCGCGCCGCCAGTGGCCCGAAGGCGTCAGAGAAAGCCGCCGACCCGATCATCGAGCACGGTGATGTGCGGCGCATGCTGCTGACCATGCGCGCCTTCACCGAAGGCGGCCGGGCGTTCGCCGCCTACGTCGGCCAGCAGCTGGACCTGGCGCGCTATGCCGAGGACGCAGGTGAGCGCGAGCATGCCCAGCGCCTGGTCGCGCTACTGACCCCGGTGGCCAAGGCGTTCTTCACCGACAACGGCCTGGAAAGCTGCGTGCTTGGCCAGCAGATATTCGGCGGCCATGGCTACATCCGTGAGTGGGGCCAGGAGCAACGGGTGCGCGATGTGCGCATCGCGCAGATCTATGAAGGCACCAACGGCATCCAGGCCCTCGACCTGCTCGGGCGCAAGGTGCTGGCCGATGGCGGCCAGGCCCTGGCCTGCTTCGCCGCCGAAGTGCGGGCTTTCAGTGCCGGGGCAGCGCTGCACCGCGAAGCCCTGCAAGCCAGCCTGGCGCGCCTTGAAGCCACCAGCGAATGGCTGCGCGCCCGGGCAGGCGAGGACGCCAACCTGGTCAATGCCGTGGCGGTGGAATACCTGCACCTGTTCGGCCTGACCGCCTATGCCTACATGTGGGCGCGCATGGCGACGGTGGCCCAGGCCAGGCAGGCCGACGACCCGGCGTTCCATGGCGCCAAGCTGGCCTGTGCGGCGTTTTTCTTCCAGCGCCTGCTGCCGCGCAGCCTGGCCCTGGATGCCAGCATCCGCGCCGGCAGCGCCAGCTTGTACGCGATGGCAGCCGAGCAGTTCTGA
- a CDS encoding FecR family protein, producing the protein MNHDRLNPSPDDAITDAAAHWCMRLHADDCTLVEREAFARWLAADPRHAEEYQAMLEIWQTADHLPRTATVIDFNPPARHAPRARNWRPLASAAALALLVLPLAGWVGWEQGWLPNHYQHFEAGNDMQTVQLSDGSTVELNLHTELTYLNYKDQRQVTLKRGEAFFKVKHDSSHPFIVRAGRGQTRVTGTQFNVWKYQDQVKVTLVQGSVLVSSDGSAGGYRLGPGMQASYHTGDFEPQLAENSDYDNSLAWRNGKLVLDNLSLEQALPVINRYLDAPLLLADPGTGRIRISGIYNTREVGRLVDNLPKVLPIYLTRSKDGSTVLNSISPPPDKG; encoded by the coding sequence ATGAACCACGACCGCCTCAATCCCAGCCCAGACGATGCCATCACCGACGCCGCCGCGCACTGGTGCATGCGCCTGCATGCCGACGATTGCACGCTGGTCGAACGTGAAGCGTTCGCCCGCTGGCTGGCGGCCGACCCGCGTCACGCCGAGGAATACCAGGCGATGCTGGAAATCTGGCAAACCGCCGACCACTTGCCGCGCACCGCCACGGTCATTGATTTCAACCCGCCTGCCCGGCATGCGCCGCGGGCCCGCAACTGGCGGCCACTGGCGTCGGCTGCGGCGCTGGCCCTGCTGGTGCTGCCGCTGGCTGGCTGGGTGGGTTGGGAGCAAGGCTGGCTGCCCAACCACTACCAGCATTTCGAAGCGGGCAACGACATGCAGACCGTGCAGTTGAGCGACGGCAGCACGGTCGAGCTCAACCTCCACACCGAACTGACCTACCTCAACTACAAGGACCAGCGCCAAGTCACGCTCAAGCGTGGCGAGGCGTTCTTCAAGGTGAAGCACGACAGCAGCCACCCGTTCATCGTCCGCGCCGGCCGTGGCCAGACCCGCGTCACCGGTACCCAGTTCAATGTGTGGAAGTACCAGGACCAGGTCAAGGTCACGCTGGTTCAAGGTTCGGTGCTGGTCAGCAGTGATGGCAGCGCGGGCGGCTACCGCCTTGGCCCTGGCATGCAGGCCAGCTACCACACCGGCGACTTCGAGCCGCAGTTGGCCGAAAACAGCGACTACGACAACAGCCTGGCCTGGCGCAACGGCAAGCTGGTGCTCGACAACCTGAGCCTGGAACAGGCCCTGCCGGTGATCAACCGCTACCTCGACGCCCCGCTGCTGCTGGCCGACCCCGGCACCGGGCGCATCCGTATCAGCGGCATCTACAACACCCGCGAGGTCGGGCGGCTGGTGGACAACCTGCCCAAGGTGCTGCCGATCTACCTGACCCGCAGCAAGGACGGCAGCACCGTCCTCAACAGCATTTCACCACCGCCCGACAAGGGCTGA
- a CDS encoding acyl-CoA synthetase produces the protein MSIFAQGLMPAAVNHVALTPLSFIERTAAVYGDYPAVIHGAIRRDWRQTYQRCRRLASALAGRGVGRGDTVAVMLPNIPAMLEAHFGVPMIGAVLNTLNVRLDAEAIAFMLQHGEAKVLITDREFHTVIAAALALLEHPPLVVDVDDPEYGEGRAVSDLDYEALLAEGDPAFAWEWPEDEWQAISLNYTSGTTGNPKGVVYHHRGAYLNAIGNQMTWAMGHRPVYLWTLPMFHCNGWCYPWTITALAGTHVFLRRVDPQKILTLIREHRVSHLCGAPIVLNALVNMPEAAKAAIEHPVQAMVAGAAPPAKVIGAVEQMGIRVTHTYGLTEVYGPVTVCAWHEAWDDLPLEERARIKSRQGVRYPTLDGLMVADPQTLQPVPQDGNTLGEIFMRGNTVMKGYLKNPEATAEAFRGGWFHTGDLAVWHADGYVEIKDRLKDIIISGGENISTIEVEDTLYKHPAVLEAAVVARADEKWGETPCAFVALKPGHEHTREGDIISWCREHLAGFKVPKTVVFGELPKTSTGKIQKYVLRDRAKAL, from the coding sequence ATGTCGATCTTCGCCCAGGGCCTGATGCCCGCTGCCGTCAACCACGTCGCCCTCACCCCGCTGAGCTTCATCGAACGGACCGCCGCCGTGTACGGCGATTACCCTGCCGTGATCCACGGCGCCATTCGCCGCGACTGGCGCCAGACCTACCAGCGCTGCCGGCGCCTGGCCAGCGCCCTGGCCGGGCGCGGAGTCGGGCGCGGCGACACGGTGGCGGTGATGCTGCCGAACATCCCGGCCATGCTCGAAGCGCACTTTGGCGTGCCGATGATCGGTGCCGTGCTCAACACCCTCAACGTGCGCCTGGATGCCGAAGCCATCGCCTTCATGCTGCAGCATGGCGAGGCCAAGGTGCTGATCACCGACCGCGAATTCCACACGGTGATCGCCGCTGCCCTGGCCTTGCTCGAACACCCGCCGCTGGTGGTCGATGTGGATGACCCTGAATACGGCGAGGGCCGTGCGGTCAGCGACCTCGACTATGAAGCGCTGCTGGCCGAAGGCGACCCGGCATTCGCCTGGGAATGGCCCGAGGACGAATGGCAGGCGATTTCGCTGAACTACACCTCGGGCACCACCGGCAACCCCAAGGGCGTGGTCTATCACCACCGCGGCGCCTACCTGAACGCCATCGGCAACCAGATGACCTGGGCCATGGGCCACCGCCCGGTGTACCTGTGGACCTTGCCGATGTTCCACTGCAACGGCTGGTGCTACCCCTGGACCATCACCGCGCTGGCCGGCACCCACGTGTTCCTGCGCCGGGTCGACCCGCAGAAGATCCTCACCCTGATCCGCGAACACCGGGTCAGCCACCTGTGCGGTGCACCGATCGTGCTCAATGCCCTGGTCAACATGCCCGAAGCCGCCAAGGCCGCCATCGAACACCCGGTGCAGGCCATGGTCGCCGGTGCTGCACCACCGGCCAAGGTCATCGGCGCGGTCGAGCAGATGGGCATCCGGGTCACTCACACCTATGGCCTGACCGAGGTCTACGGGCCGGTCACCGTCTGCGCCTGGCATGAAGCGTGGGATGACCTGCCGTTGGAGGAGCGGGCGCGGATCAAGTCGCGCCAGGGCGTGCGCTACCCCACCCTCGACGGCCTGATGGTCGCCGACCCGCAAACCCTGCAACCGGTACCGCAAGACGGCAACACCCTGGGCGAGATCTTCATGCGCGGCAACACGGTGATGAAGGGCTACCTGAAAAACCCCGAAGCCACCGCCGAGGCCTTCCGTGGTGGCTGGTTCCACACCGGCGACCTGGCCGTGTGGCATGCCGACGGTTATGTCGAGATCAAGGACCGGCTCAAGGACATCATTATTTCCGGTGGCGAGAACATCTCGACCATCGAAGTCGAGGACACCCTGTACAAGCACCCTGCCGTGCTGGAGGCCGCGGTGGTGGCCCGCGCCGACGAAAAGTGGGGCGAAACGCCCTGCGCGTTTGTCGCCCTTAAGCCTGGGCACGAGCATACCCGCGAGGGCGACATCATCAGCTGGTGCCGCGAGCACCTGGCCGGGTTCAAGGTGCCGAAGACCGTGGTGTTCGGCGAACTGCCCAAGACCTCCACCGGCAAGATCCAGAAATACGTCCTGCGCGACCGCGCCAAGGCCCTGTGA